The Candidatus Hydrogenedentota bacterium DNA segment GATCATGGGCGCGGGCGGCACAAACGATCTACCCGTTTTGGGCGCGGCGCGTCATGATGCGGTCCTGACGCGGCCGACCAATGCGCCGTATGAAACGATCGGAACGGCCTATCCCTTGCTGCCCAACTTGGTCGGTGGACCAGCCACCTATGGTTGGTGTGAAGCCGATTATTGGAACAAGGCCGAGGTGGATGCGAATATTCCGACGCATAGCGGCATACAAACGATCGTCTTCCGGCAGACTTCCACACCGCCATCGGTGTTCAGCGGCTACGATCAATTCGTGGTTGTTAACTATTCCGACACAGAATTTACCAATTTGGCCATTAAAGTGGGCAACAACGATCCAGTTCTGATTACGGATGTGGCCGATGTGCCCGCGAAACGCGGCATTTTGGCGCCCGGCGAAGCGTGGACCACGACGGTCAAGGCGGGTTCCGTGGTTGTGGCGAGCCAGGCCGTGAGCATCGTCGGACAACCCGCTTCCATTACGGTCAATCCGGATACGCTGGCCTCGTTTACCGTGGTTGCCACCGGCTCGCCGCTTTATTACCAGTGGCGGCGCGGCGCCGAAAACATTTCCGGCGCGACCGATGCGACCTATTCGTTCACGGCGCAGGAAGCCGATGACGGGGCTGTGTTCCGTTGCTTTGTGACCGATGCCCCGACCGGTGAACCGTACGGCACGTCGGCGCTTTCGGATCCGGCCACGCTGACGGTCAATCATCCGGTGGTGATAACCAGCCATCCTGAATCGCAAACGGTCGCCTACCTGGGTTCGGCCACCTTTACCGTGACCGCCACGGGCACGCCGCCGTTGGCGTATCAGTGGGGCAAGGATACGGTGCCGATTCCCGGCGCGACGGATGCAAGCTACACCGTTTCTTCGGCAACCGGGGCGGATCAGGGCGTCTACCTGTGCCTGGTCAGCAATGTCGTGAACAGCGTGCCTTCCAATGAAGCGACGTTGACGGTCAACGATCCCGGCATTGTGCAGCAGCCGGAGAATGCCAGCGCCGTGACCGGCGCCTCGGTCTCGTTTACCGCGGTGGCCAGCGGCTCCGGTGTATTGACGTACCAATGGCAGAAGTCGGACGACGGAACCACGAACTGGTTTGACCTTGTCGACGGCGGCAACGTCAGTGGCGCGCAGACCAACCAGTTGACCCTCAGTAACGTGCTTGATGCGGACAAAGGCTACTATCGTCTTCGGGTTACGGGGACCAACATGATTTACAGCAACGTGGTGCAATTGCAGGTGAGCGATCCGGCCATCCAGTTGCATCCGGTTTCCAAGACGGTCAATCCGGGCGAGTCAGCCAGCTTCACCGTTGTGGCCATCGGCACCCCGATAGGGAGCGACTTCCTCTATGAGTGGCGGAAAGACAGCGCCACGATTCCGGGCGCCACGGCGAATACCTATACCGTTCCGCTGGCGCATTGGTCCGACGAGGGCGAGTATTTGTGCCATGTGACCGGCCAGGTCGGCTCGGTGAATTCGAATCCGGCCATGCTGGATGTGCGCGGCGCGGCGATTGCGCTCGATCCGGCCCATCCGCAAAGCCAGGCAGTCTATGTGGGCAATACCGTCAGCATGCGTGTCGTGCCCAGCGGCGGATTTGGCGAAAGCGGCACACCGGCGTTCAATTACCAGTGGTGGTTCGAAAGCGCGGCCAAGTCTCCGCAGCCTGTCGGATCAAATACCCAAGTGTTGGTGCTGTCGTCGGTGAACCAAACCAATGCCGGTGGTTACTTCTGCGTCGTCAGCGATGACTCGCCGTTCTCCGCGACATCGAATACGGCCACCTTGGAGGTCGGCGACCATCTGAACATCACGCAATATCCGGCCGGCGCCCATAAATTGGTGGGCGAGACGCACACCATGACCGTCGCCACGTCCGGCGGCGTGGGCACGCTGACCTATACATGGAAGAAGAACGGCGGCACGGTCGCATCCGGCACCGGTTTGTCAAGTTACACGACGCCGGCGCTGACGCTGGCCGACAATTACTCGTCCTATGTTGTTGAAATAGACGACGAGGGAATTGATCCGCCGGTAAGCACCGCGAATTCGCCCGCGATCATTACGGTTGAACAGGCCACAAACCCGGTGCCGGTCGTTGGGTTGGTGGGCGCCGGACTGCTTGCGGCCGCTTTGACGATCGGCGGTATGGTTACGGTTCGGAGAAAGCGGCGCTAACGGGTTAGAGTCATCTCTGGCATCGAGTACAAATTGAGGCCACCGGTGGCAACGCCGGTGGCCTCTTGTCGTGTGTTTTCAATGAGGCTGGGCGCTCCCGATCCTGAAACTGGCTCGTGAAAGCGATTCTATCGCTCATATTATAGACGAAATGGACTTTGTGGACCCCATGGGATTCTGCCTGGAAGGCAAAACACCTTGCGTGTCCATATCGTCCATGAAGTCCGTTTCCATGGGGATAAGCAGGGAGCCTTCAATTTTTCTGCCGAATTTAGAATGATGGATGCCGCACTGTTGCCCGGATAATGGGCAAAATGCTCCAAGAAGAAGTGGATTTCGTTTATTAAAGAAAAAGATGTTCCGCAGTCGGTTGTTGTGAAGTAAAGGGAGGAGTAAAGGACATGAAGTACAGTAGCAGGGCGATGTTTGCAGGGATGGTTTTGTTTCTGGCGTGGGCGATGACGGGGCTGGCTCCGGAGACGGCGGCGCTCGATATTTCAATAGAGTGGGTACGGCCCGATCTACCCCAGCCATGGTATTTCACCCGGCCGCAGGGTATTGCGTGTGATAGCGCTGGCAATATCTATGTTGCCGACATGTTCAATGATCGCATCCAGGTTTTTACTACGGAGGGGGTATTCATACGCCGGTGGGGTGAGCGTGGCAGCCAGCCCGGCCAGTTCATGTCGCCTGCCGCGGTTGCGGTGGACGCCTCGGGAAACATTTATGTTGCCGACACCTATAATTACCGCATTCAGAAATTCGACTCGAATGGCGCTTATCTTGCGCATTGGGGTGGATTTGGCGATGGCGATGGACAATTTAAAACTCCGCAAGGTGTTTCAGTGGATGTAGGGGGAAACATCTTTGTCGCGGACAGTGGAAATAACCGTGTGCAGAAATTTTCCAGTCAGGGTGTTTTCCTGTCCAAATGGGGAACATTGGGCAGCAGTGACGGGCAGTTCAAGAGTCCTGGATGCGTCGCCTTTGACAGAGAGGGCAATATCTACGTTGCCGATACCGAAAACCATCGAATTCAAAAGTTCGACGGCAACGGCGTTTTTCTAACCCGTTGGGGATCCTACAGCCAAGCGATCGACGGCAAATTCTGTTTTCCCCGCTGTGTTCTGGTCAATGCCGCCAATGAAGTACTGGTCGTGGATACCAACAACGACCGCATCCAGCGTTTTGATGTTTCCGGCGTTTTTTTAGGCAAGTGGGGCGTGGCCGGATCCGATAACGGCCAATTGTGGAATCCGTGGAGCGCTGTTCAGGACAATGCAGGCAACATATATATTTCCGATTCTTGGAACAACCGCGTGCAAAAGTTCGATTCAGAGGGCCAATTTCTGGCGAGTTGGAGCGCATCCGGCAATCAAGACGGCATGTTTCAAAATCCCAAGGGAACGGCCGTGGACAATTTGAACAATATCTATATTGCGGATACATACAACAATCGAATTCAGAAGTTCGATGCACAGGGCAGCCTCTTGGAAATATGGGGTTATGAGGGCGATGCCGATGGCGCCTTTTACGAACCGGAAGGGATCGCGGTTGACGGCGTTGGAAACGTCTATGTGGCCGATACCCAGAATCATCGAATCCAAAAATTCAACAGTTCCGGTGATTTTGTGGGCAAATGGGGCGTTCAGGGGTATGAAAACGGCGAGTTCGACACGCCCAATGCCGTTGCCGTTGACGGTTCCGGGAACGTGTTCGTTTGCGACAGCCGAAACGATCGCGTGCAGAAATTCGATTCCAACGGCGCTTTTCTTCTTGCGTGGGGAGATTGGGGAACCAATCCAGGCCAATTTCGCTATCAATACGGTATTGCGACTGATCATGCCGGCAATGTCTACGTTACCGACGGCAACTGCCGTGTACAAAAATTCAACAACAACGGCCAGTTTCTGAGCGTGTGGGGCGAATACGGCCAAGGCGAGGGACAGTTCGACGATCCAAGGGGAATTGCTGTGGACAATTCCCTGCATGTCTATGTCGTTGACAATCCGACGCATCGAGTACAGGTGTTCGATTCCGCAGGATCGTTCTTGTATCAGTGGGGAAGTAAGGGAGATGCCCTTGGCCGCTTTTACGGACCCAGTGGTATCGCTGTTGACAATGAAGGCCGTGTTGTTGTGGTTGATTCCGGAAATTCGCGCATCCAGAAATTTGTCGTCACGCCTGGAGGCGAAGGGGAAGGCGAAGGGGAAGGCGAAGGGGAAGGCGAAGGGGAAGGCGAAGGGGAAGGCGAAGGTGAAGGCGAAGGGGAAGGGGAAGGGGAAGGTGAAGGGGAAGGGGAAGGTGAAGGGGAAGGGGAAAATGGGAATGATTCCGATTTGGATGGATTGACCGACAGCCAAGAGGCCGCCCTTCAGACCGATCCCAACAATCCGGATACGGACGGCGACGGTATGACCGATGGGTTTGAAGTGGCCAACGGTTTTGATCCCCTTGTTTCCGACGCCGACGAGGATGCGGATGGCGACGGTTTCTGCAACCTGGAGGAATTTCTTCGCGGCTGGGATGCGTTGGATGCCGATTCTCCCAACGCGCGGATCTTTGTTTCACCCACAGGAAGCGATACCACCGGCGATGGTTCGGAGACAAATCCCTTGCGCACGGTAACGCATGCGTTGAGTCAGGCTGGCGCCTCGGCTGGCGCACCGGTCAGCGTGCTTTTGTTTCCGGGGATTTATACGGAAAACATTGTGCTTGCGCCATGGATCACGCTGTGCGGCACGGCGCCGGATGGCGCGATTATCGAAGGCGCGATTACCGGTGCGTCCTCGTCGGGCATCCGAAATCTGGAAGTGCGTGAGCCAGGAACGGCCGTCGCCGAATTGCTTTTGATCGACAACGTTGCCATGACCGTTGAGAACGTTCGTTTTTCCGGAAAAACAGGCAGTACCACCACGGGTATCAAGGTGTTGGAAGGCGGTTCCGAAAGACCGCTTATCGATCGTTGCCTGTTTACAGGGCTTGCCACAGGCGTGGATGCGCTTGGCGGCATTCCCTTGATTCGTCGTTCACTTTTCGAGAATCTGGGCGGCGACGGCATTGTCATCAGGGCGATTTCAAAAGCCGCAGGCGGCGATTTGAGCGATGCGCAAGACCCGAACGCCGGATTCAACACTTTCCGTATCGGCAGCATCGCGGGCCATGCCGTCGTAAATGAACGATCTCAAACGGTTCTTATGCAAAACAACGACTGGGATACCGACAATCCAGTTGAAATTGCCGCGGCTATTGCCGGTCAGGCCACTTTTGAGCCATTCCTTGCCAAGGGCGCGGGACTGATTCCGGCCGGCATTGTCTGCATGGTATGGAATTTCGATACGAAAGAGGCCATTTCCAACGCTTCGGTTCAATTGCAGCCGGGAACCTTCCGTCCCGTAACCGAAAACAGCGGAGGAATATATTCAATGGCATGTCTCGGCGCGGGGAATTATACCGTGACCGTCTCGGCTCCGGGATACGCGAACGTTTCACGGAATGTGGATGCGGTGGCCGGCACGTTGAAAACGCTTGTGTTCGGCATGAGTACGGTCCCGGTTCCCCCGGCCAACGGCGGTGGTTGTTTCGGCGGCACGCTAAGCGACATGCCGTGGCCGGTGAATCCTTCTTTGGACGCCGATAACCTTCTTCCCTGTCTGGCGATGCTGTTGTGCCTTGCATCGGCCTCGCGCATGGCGAAACGCGGGCGTGCATCGCTGCGCCGTGGAGATTGAAACGGAGCGCCAAGTACGGCTTCCGGGCTGGCGGGCCAATAAAAAAAGGCGTTTTCCTTGGAAAATGCGTTGTGTGCATTTTTGCCGGAGGTAAGGTAAGATGCCGTCATGCCGGAGTTCCGCAAATATGAACGAAGACCCTTCGACGCGGAGGGCTGCACGCGGTGCGGGCGCTGTTTGTCGGAGTGTCCGGTCATGCGCCTGCCGGAGCCGGAAGCGAAAGCGGAGATTGCATCGCTCATAGCCTGTCTGCAAGGGGCCGGACTTGCGCGGCCGTCCACGGAGGCCGTGCTGCGATCATGCACGAGTTGTTTTGCCTGCGACGTTCTGTGTCCGCAGGATTGCCGTCCGGCCAACCTGTTTCTTGCCATCTGGGGCCGGCGGTTCCGCGAGCGCGGTCTGCCGGAGCGTGCGCGGTATTTTCTGCCGCACAGCCGCCCGAATTTCCGGACCTACGTCCTGGAGCGGATGACCGCCGAAGAGAAAGACGCGGTCGAGTCGTGGAAAAGTCTCGAACCTGTCGAGACCTTTTTCTATCCGGGCTGCAACCTCATCACGACGCCGTACCTGACCTTCTCGAAGTTGTTTGCCGGACTGCCCATTCGCGGCGCGCTCGACTACTGTTGCGGCGAAATGTACTTTCGTATGGGTCTGGAGGACCTTCTCGAACAGGTGGCGCGGAAGTGTACGGCCTACTTCAGGACCCTTGGCGCGAAAACGGTTTATCTGCAATGCACGGCGGGGCTGAATATGTTTGCGAACGTGCTGCCGCAATTCGGCGCCGATTTCGCGGGCATCCGCTTTGAGCCGTTTCTCAAGCGGGTGTTCGAGGGTCTCGAATCGGGCGAATGGCCTATCGTGAAGCGGTTCAACGGCCAGACCGTCGCGGTCCAGGATTCGTGCCACGCGAAAATTTATGAGCCGGGTTATGCGGACTGGCCGCGCAAGACGCTTTCGTTGCTGGGATTTTCCGTGCGTGAGGCGCCGCGCCACGGCGATACGGGTCTTTGTTGCGGCATCGGTGCCGGGTTTTCCCACGAAGCCGCGTACGGCAAGTTCGATCTGATTCGCGGACAACGCGCCTGCGTGCACAATCTTCGAGACGCCCGGGCCGATGTCGTGGCGGTGTATTGCAGCGGCTGCCTCGCGATGATGTCCGTGGCGCGTTACGTGGCGCGGCTGGGAAGCCCCGTGTATCACATACTCGAATTGATTCAGGAAGCGATAGGGGAACAGCCCTTGCGCCGGCATCGCGGCGTTGCGCGAAACTTCCTGATCGGCACGTTGCGCAACCAAGGCGGCGGAAAACGGCGGTTTCGTCCCCCGCCCATTGAACAATCGGGAGACCGCCCATGAACCGGATGGAAACGGAAGCAATCGTGGTGGGATCGGGTCCGGGCGGAACAACGCTGGCCCGTGCGCTCGCGCGGCAGGGCAAACGCGTTCTGCTGCTTGAGCGAGGCTCGGATCATCGCGGGGCCTTTTACTACGGCACCTATCTCGGCCCGTTGATTTACTCGGATCGGGCAAGCCTCCTTTTCACGAAGGAGGGATTGAACATCGTGCGGCCCCTGATGGTGGGCGGCGCCACGAACATGTTCTGCGGATGCGCCGCCCCGCCCCCGCCGTGGCTCAAGGAACAGTACGGCGTGGATATGGACGCGGAAGTCAACGAGACCATCGCCGAACTCGAAATCGCGCCCCTACCGCCCGAATTGCGCGGTTCCGCCTCGACGCGCATCGCCGGGGCCGCTCAATCGCTCGGCTATCCATGGGAACCGCAGCCGAAATTCATGAAGCCCGCCCGGGCGCGGGCGTTCGACTGCGGCGCCAAGTGCATGCTCGGCTGCCGGTGCGGCGCGAAATGGAACGCCGCGGAATATGCGGACGAGGCTGTGGCCATGGGCGCGCAACTGGCCACGCGCACGTGTGTAGACCGCGTAATCGTCGAAAAAGGCCGTTGCGTGGGGGTCGCGGGCCGCAGGGGGAGGAGGGCCTTTGAAGCGCGCGGCCAAGTGGTGATCCTCGCGGCCGGCGGAATCGGATCGCCCCGCATCCTGCAAGCCTCCGGTTTTCCGGAAGCTGGCAACGGCATGACGATGGACATCACGGTCATGGTGTACGGTTTTGGGAACGAACCGGGCATCGGCAAGGAGCCGCCGATGACATGGTCGTGGGAAAATCCCGACGAAGGCTACATGCTCAGCACGCTTGCCGACCCCTGGCTGCTGTTTCCGTTCATTATGGCGCTGAAAGGCCTCCGCTATCCCCTGTACTGGCCGAAATGGAACCGCCTGCTCGGCATCATGATCAAACTCAAGGACGATATTTCGGGGGGCGTGTTTCCGAACGGAAAAATCAGCAAGCCTATGACGGAGCGCGACCGGTCGCGCATGGCGAGCGCGCAGCGCGTGTGCGAGCGAATTCTCGAAGCCGCCGGCGCGAAACCGTCGTCCATTTTCGTTACCCCGCAACGCGGCACGCATCCCAGCGGCACCGTCCGCATCGGCACGATGCTCGACGAAAACCTGCAAACGAAAACGCCCGGCTTGTACGTGTGCGATGCCAGCGTGTTTCCGGAAGCGCTGGACCGGCCGACGGTTCTGACGATTATCGGTCTTGCCAAACGGCTGGCGAAACACCTGATCGCGACGGAACTGGCCTGACGGGAACAATCGGGGCGACGGGCTGGTTCACCCGTCCCCGACGCATTCACCGATCAGGTTTTGAATTGACAAACTATG contains these protein-coding regions:
- a CDS encoding 6-bladed beta-propeller, with translation MKYSSRAMFAGMVLFLAWAMTGLAPETAALDISIEWVRPDLPQPWYFTRPQGIACDSAGNIYVADMFNDRIQVFTTEGVFIRRWGERGSQPGQFMSPAAVAVDASGNIYVADTYNYRIQKFDSNGAYLAHWGGFGDGDGQFKTPQGVSVDVGGNIFVADSGNNRVQKFSSQGVFLSKWGTLGSSDGQFKSPGCVAFDREGNIYVADTENHRIQKFDGNGVFLTRWGSYSQAIDGKFCFPRCVLVNAANEVLVVDTNNDRIQRFDVSGVFLGKWGVAGSDNGQLWNPWSAVQDNAGNIYISDSWNNRVQKFDSEGQFLASWSASGNQDGMFQNPKGTAVDNLNNIYIADTYNNRIQKFDAQGSLLEIWGYEGDADGAFYEPEGIAVDGVGNVYVADTQNHRIQKFNSSGDFVGKWGVQGYENGEFDTPNAVAVDGSGNVFVCDSRNDRVQKFDSNGAFLLAWGDWGTNPGQFRYQYGIATDHAGNVYVTDGNCRVQKFNNNGQFLSVWGEYGQGEGQFDDPRGIAVDNSLHVYVVDNPTHRVQVFDSAGSFLYQWGSKGDALGRFYGPSGIAVDNEGRVVVVDSGNSRIQKFVVTPGGEGEGEGEGEGEGEGEGEGEGEGEGEGEGEGEGEGEGEGEGEGENGNDSDLDGLTDSQEAALQTDPNNPDTDGDGMTDGFEVANGFDPLVSDADEDADGDGFCNLEEFLRGWDALDADSPNARIFVSPTGSDTTGDGSETNPLRTVTHALSQAGASAGAPVSVLLFPGIYTENIVLAPWITLCGTAPDGAIIEGAITGASSSGIRNLEVREPGTAVAELLLIDNVAMTVENVRFSGKTGSTTTGIKVLEGGSERPLIDRCLFTGLATGVDALGGIPLIRRSLFENLGGDGIVIRAISKAAGGDLSDAQDPNAGFNTFRIGSIAGHAVVNERSQTVLMQNNDWDTDNPVEIAAAIAGQATFEPFLAKGAGLIPAGIVCMVWNFDTKEAISNASVQLQPGTFRPVTENSGGIYSMACLGAGNYTVTVSAPGYANVSRNVDAVAGTLKTLVFGMSTVPVPPANGGGCFGGTLSDMPWPVNPSLDADNLLPCLAMLLCLASASRMAKRGRASLRRGD
- a CDS encoding GMC family oxidoreductase N-terminal domain-containing protein, with translation MNRMETEAIVVGSGPGGTTLARALARQGKRVLLLERGSDHRGAFYYGTYLGPLIYSDRASLLFTKEGLNIVRPLMVGGATNMFCGCAAPPPPWLKEQYGVDMDAEVNETIAELEIAPLPPELRGSASTRIAGAAQSLGYPWEPQPKFMKPARARAFDCGAKCMLGCRCGAKWNAAEYADEAVAMGAQLATRTCVDRVIVEKGRCVGVAGRRGRRAFEARGQVVILAAGGIGSPRILQASGFPEAGNGMTMDITVMVYGFGNEPGIGKEPPMTWSWENPDEGYMLSTLADPWLLFPFIMALKGLRYPLYWPKWNRLLGIMIKLKDDISGGVFPNGKISKPMTERDRSRMASAQRVCERILEAAGAKPSSIFVTPQRGTHPSGTVRIGTMLDENLQTKTPGLYVCDASVFPEALDRPTVLTIIGLAKRLAKHLIATELA
- a CDS encoding (Fe-S)-binding protein produces the protein MPEFRKYERRPFDAEGCTRCGRCLSECPVMRLPEPEAKAEIASLIACLQGAGLARPSTEAVLRSCTSCFACDVLCPQDCRPANLFLAIWGRRFRERGLPERARYFLPHSRPNFRTYVLERMTAEEKDAVESWKSLEPVETFFYPGCNLITTPYLTFSKLFAGLPIRGALDYCCGEMYFRMGLEDLLEQVARKCTAYFRTLGAKTVYLQCTAGLNMFANVLPQFGADFAGIRFEPFLKRVFEGLESGEWPIVKRFNGQTVAVQDSCHAKIYEPGYADWPRKTLSLLGFSVREAPRHGDTGLCCGIGAGFSHEAAYGKFDLIRGQRACVHNLRDARADVVAVYCSGCLAMMSVARYVARLGSPVYHILELIQEAIGEQPLRRHRGVARNFLIGTLRNQGGGKRRFRPPPIEQSGDRP
- a CDS encoding immunoglobulin domain-containing protein, producing the protein GGNAEAILAYASGGGGAGGGAGGGGGGGGSGWGGGGGGAGSSGLLVGAPIAGSPGASNDGLPGNGVQPAASGAGGNGAFNMTTWQAAGAGGAASSGGSGGSGGIGGAGGSGGTGAQGASGGGSFILASKGLLKFTNPVQLNVSAAVPGTGGLGGVCPGPANVGGAGGTGGAANNTGRAGGSGAGATAGNGGASGSGGNGGNGGSGGLGGAGGAGGAAGAGTPGMVKLMGSVIVANSATVAAANGASTAANHSGACTMVSNMTATARTTYKPIMGAGGTNDLPVLGAARHDAVLTRPTNAPYETIGTAYPLLPNLVGGPATYGWCEADYWNKAEVDANIPTHSGIQTIVFRQTSTPPSVFSGYDQFVVVNYSDTEFTNLAIKVGNNDPVLITDVADVPAKRGILAPGEAWTTTVKAGSVVVASQAVSIVGQPASITVNPDTLASFTVVATGSPLYYQWRRGAENISGATDATYSFTAQEADDGAVFRCFVTDAPTGEPYGTSALSDPATLTVNHPVVITSHPESQTVAYLGSATFTVTATGTPPLAYQWGKDTVPIPGATDASYTVSSATGADQGVYLCLVSNVVNSVPSNEATLTVNDPGIVQQPENASAVTGASVSFTAVASGSGVLTYQWQKSDDGTTNWFDLVDGGNVSGAQTNQLTLSNVLDADKGYYRLRVTGTNMIYSNVVQLQVSDPAIQLHPVSKTVNPGESASFTVVAIGTPIGSDFLYEWRKDSATIPGATANTYTVPLAHWSDEGEYLCHVTGQVGSVNSNPAMLDVRGAAIALDPAHPQSQAVYVGNTVSMRVVPSGGFGESGTPAFNYQWWFESAAKSPQPVGSNTQVLVLSSVNQTNAGGYFCVVSDDSPFSATSNTATLEVGDHLNITQYPAGAHKLVGETHTMTVATSGGVGTLTYTWKKNGGTVASGTGLSSYTTPALTLADNYSSYVVEIDDEGIDPPVSTANSPAIITVEQATNPVPVVGLVGAGLLAAALTIGGMVTVRRKRR